One region of Candidatus Eisenbacteria bacterium genomic DNA includes:
- a CDS encoding glycosyltransferase family 2 protein, with protein MTVPSPLWWSLTILFWVLAGIVLYTFLGYPAALLVLSRLRPRDVRRGTGTPFVSIMTAARNEASCIRATIENKLSLDYPADRREIIVISDASDDGTDEIVREFADQGVRLVRQNERGGKSAALNLGLEIAKGEIIVFSDANSIYERSALRELVRAFEDPSVGYVTGKMVYTHPDGSIVGEGCSAYMRYENRLREWETKVGSIVGVDGGVDAMRRGLYQPLRPDQLPDFVMPLHVTRAGYRVVYEPAAVLREATTTKPADEYRMRVRVALRALWALRDEPDLLNPFRFGVFSWQLFSHKVLRYGAFAPLLLLLVVSGILAVQPGLYRFLFWVQAAGYGAGALGFLLSGRRSVPGLLSLPYYFILIQAASCHAVLKLLAGQTIVVWNPRTG; from the coding sequence ATGACTGTCCCTAGCCCCCTCTGGTGGAGCCTCACGATCCTCTTCTGGGTCCTCGCGGGAATCGTCCTCTACACGTTCCTCGGGTATCCGGCGGCGTTGCTCGTGCTCTCCCGCTTGAGGCCTCGGGACGTGCGCCGCGGAACTGGAACGCCGTTCGTGAGCATCATGACGGCCGCGCGCAATGAAGCGTCCTGCATCCGGGCGACGATCGAGAACAAGTTGTCCCTCGACTACCCGGCGGATCGCCGGGAGATCATCGTCATCTCGGACGCGTCCGACGACGGCACCGACGAGATCGTCCGTGAGTTCGCGGACCAGGGAGTCCGTCTCGTCAGGCAGAACGAGCGCGGCGGCAAGTCGGCTGCGCTCAACCTCGGGCTCGAGATCGCAAAGGGGGAGATCATCGTCTTCTCGGACGCGAATTCGATCTACGAGCGCTCCGCCCTCCGGGAGCTTGTCCGCGCCTTCGAGGACCCCTCCGTGGGATACGTCACCGGAAAGATGGTCTACACCCACCCCGACGGCTCGATCGTCGGGGAGGGCTGTTCGGCCTACATGCGCTACGAGAATCGGCTCCGGGAATGGGAGACGAAGGTCGGGTCGATCGTCGGGGTGGATGGCGGGGTGGACGCCATGAGGCGGGGCCTGTACCAACCGCTCCGTCCGGATCAGCTCCCGGATTTCGTTATGCCACTGCATGTTACGCGCGCCGGTTACCGTGTAGTCTATGAGCCCGCGGCGGTGCTCCGCGAGGCAACGACCACCAAGCCGGCGGACGAGTACCGTATGCGGGTCCGGGTCGCGCTCCGGGCGCTGTGGGCGCTCCGGGATGAACCCGACCTCCTGAACCCGTTTCGCTTCGGTGTGTTCTCATGGCAGCTCTTCTCGCACAAGGTGCTTCGGTATGGAGCGTTCGCGCCGCTTCTCCTCTTGCTCGTCGTCAGTGGCATCCTGGCGGTTCAGCCGGGGCTCTACCGGTTCCTTTTCTGGGTTCAGGCCGCAGGCTACGGGGCGGGGGCTCTTGGATTTCTTCTCTCCGGACGCCGATCCGTTCCCGGGCTTCTCTCGCTGCCGTACTACTTCATTCTGATCCAGGCAGCCTCCTGCCACGCCGTGCTCAAGCTCCTGGCTGGGCAGACGATCGTTGTCTGGAATCCGCGGACAGGATGA